A region of the bacterium genome:
CAGTGTGGTTTTAACCGGCAATAGGCTTTCAGGCGGCGCGGTAAGCTGGATTGCGCCGATGATGTTGCCTCCGATGTCCGTCAGCGGAACGAAGGCTCGTTGGTCCAGTTCATCATCGGAATTCACCCAGTAAGTTTTTTCTCCGGCGCCGAATTCGCCCATAATTTTAGACCAGAGTCCCATCGGCACATCGGGCTGCAGCATGGATGATTCCGGAATTATCACAGCTCTTCCGGCGCAGAAAATCGCGAGTTGCGATTGGAGAAGCGTTTGCCATGCTCCCGCCAATCGCCCGTCGATTCGCCTCGCCACAACGAATCTGCCTTTCGGCGGGCCGGTGCCGTCGTCCCTGAGGAGATTCGAAACGGCGACAATCGCAGGCCTTCCTTCCAACAAGGCAAGACCCGCCCTCGCGACGTTTCCTTGCGGTGCGGGGACGGAATTTGCAATCATCCTGGCTTCGCCGGAGCCGAACTGGCCTGAAACACTGACTGTTTCACCATCTGCGGTTACAAGAGCAACAGATGGGTTGCCTTCAAGCGTGGAAATTCGAACGGAAAATTCCGACCTTTGGGGCGGGACATCCTTTTGTATTAATAAATTGTATATATGTGACCAGTAGGTCAGCGATTCCGCGTCCGACTGGAGTTGCCTGCTTTCCGCGGCAATCGACGACAAGACAGTCTGGATGTCCCTTGAAATCCTGTTCCGTTGAATGCTAACCAGAGCGTCAGTGATGTAATGGTTGGTGAAGTAGTAAAAGATGAGAACGGGCAAAAGCGCCGTCAGCGGGAACAGCAACAGGTATTTGTAGCGGATCGACACCCCTCAAAGTATACACAATGTTGATAACTTGCTGAAAATACTCTCAAGCTTGCCGTGGTATTGGTTTGCTCGCGCCTCTGTGCTAGCATGGCGGCTCTCGGTTTTGGGGACCGGAGGAAAGTGTATGGGAAAGACTGGAGGAGCGCCCTTCGGGGGAAGGGGGCGACACCGCCTTTCACTTTTCGTATCGGCGTTGGTACTGGTTTGTTTGCTTTCGGCTTGGCCCGCATTTGCTCAGGGCCGGCCGACGCTGGACGAATACAAGAAGGACAAGGGCAGGGTGGAGGCGTTCCTGGCCGACTACCTGGAAAGCGAGTGGGGGCTCAAGGGCGAGAACACCGGCAAGCTTGTCGGATGGGTTGTCAAATACTCGCTGGCCAACGATACCGATCCGCTTATTCAAATGGCGCGAATCCTCAAGGAGAGCAGCGGCCGTCACTACAGGCTCAACTCCCGCGGAGAGCGCCAGGTCGTCAAGGGCGACGGCGGCTCGATTGGGCTTTCGCAGGTTCATCCGTTCTGGA
Encoded here:
- a CDS encoding transglycosylase SLT domain-containing protein; translation: MLSAWPAFAQGRPTLDEYKKDKGRVEAFLADYLESEWGLKGENTGKLVGWVVKYSLANDTDPLIQMARILKESSGRHYRLNSRGERQVVKGDGGSIGLSQVHPFWIGKTVSGEKITKEKLLDPESNVRIGILLYKRYDYGDYMEALTHYNNPKAKSPNTYAKNVDRIYKYMLTKFRSFEYIPPPVKSAQGSAILVR